TCCCAGCCTGACCGCGAGCAGGCTTTATGCGATGGTCTGCGAGCGCGGTTATCGCGGCAGTCCTGACCATTTCCGCCACATCATCGCCTGCCACCGACCCCGGGCAAAAGTCGAGGCCTATTTGCGCCTGCGGACGCTGCCCGGCGAACAAGCGCAGGTGGATTGGGGCCATTTTGGCCACCTCGAGATCGGGCGCGCGCGGCGACCGCTGATGGCCTTCGTCATGGTGCTGAGTTATTCGCGCCAGATATTCCTGCGTTTCTATCCGGACGCGCGGATGGAGAACTTTCTGCGCGGCCACGTTGGGGCCTTTTCTGCCTGGGGCGGGGTTCCTCGTGTTTTGCTCTACGACAACCTTAAAAGTGCGGTTCTGGAACGGCGCGGTGATGCCATCCGCTTCCATCCCACCTTGCTGGGTTTTGCCGGGCATTACCGCTATGAGCCGCGCCCCGTGGCGATCGCCCGCGGCAACGAGAAGGGGCGGGTCGAGCGGGCGATCCGCTACGTCCGCGATAGTTTTTTCGCCGCGCGCCGCTTCACCGATCTTGCCGATCTCAATACCCAAGCCGATGCTTGGTGCAACGGCCCGGCTGCCGACCGCCGCTGCCCCGAGGAATCACTGCGCAGCGTCCGCGAGGTCTTCGCCGAGGAAGCCAAGCGGTTGCTCGCGTTACCCGACAACCCGGCACCTCTGCTCGAGCAGGTGGCGGTCAGGGTCGGCAAGACGCCCTATGTCCGCTTCGACCTGAACGATTACTCGGTTCCCCACGATCATGTCCGGCGCGGGTTGACCATCCTCGCCGATCCGCAAGAGGTACGAATCGTCGATGGTAGCGCAGTGATTGCCCTCCATCCGCGCTGTTACGACAAGGGTGCGCAGATCGAGGAGCCGGCCCATGTTCAGGCTCTGGT
This sequence is a window from Acidiphilium acidophilum. Protein-coding genes within it:
- the istA gene encoding IS21 family transposase encodes the protein MVIPADIEAQILRYYHAERWTIGTIAQQLHIHHSVVRRVLGQAGLPRIGSPARASRIDPYLPFIHQTLETFPSLTASRLYAMVCERGYRGSPDHFRHIIACHRPRAKVEAYLRLRTLPGEQAQVDWGHFGHLEIGRARRPLMAFVMVLSYSRQIFLRFYPDARMENFLRGHVGAFSAWGGVPRVLLYDNLKSAVLERRGDAIRFHPTLLGFAGHYRYEPRPVAIARGNEKGRVERAIRYVRDSFFAARRFTDLADLNTQADAWCNGPAADRRCPEESLRSVREVFAEEAKRLLALPDNPAPLLEQVAVRVGKTPYVRFDLNDYSVPHDHVRRGLTILADPQEVRIVDGSAVIALHPRCYDKGAQIEEPAHVQALVDQKRSARKHRATDRLVRAAPASQTLLMRAAERGENLGAITATLLRLLDRYGAGELQASICEALTRNVPHPNAVRLALDRRREERGAAPPVAAGLPAHVQARDRPVKPHALETYDQIKDCSDDNN